Proteins co-encoded in one Brassica oleracea var. oleracea cultivar TO1000 chromosome C4, BOL, whole genome shotgun sequence genomic window:
- the LOC106342090 gene encoding ADP-ribosylation factor 1, whose protein sequence is MGLSFGKLFSRLFAKKEMRILMVGLDAAGKTTILYKLKLGEIVTTIPTIGFNVETVEYKNISFTVWDVGGQDKIRPLWRHYFQNTQGLIFVVDSNDRDRVVEARDELHRMLNEDELRDAVLLVFANKQDLPNAMNAAEITDKLGLHSLRQRHWYIQSTCATSGEGLYEGLDWLSNNIANKA, encoded by the exons ATGGGTCTGTCTTTCGGGAAGCTGTTCAGCAGACTCTTTGCAAAGAAAGAGATGCGTATCCTCATGGTTGGTCTCGACGCTGCTGGTAAGACCACCATCTTGTACAAGCTCAAGCTTGGCGAGATCGTCACCACCATTCCAACCATTG GTTTCAATGTCGAGACTGTGGAATACAAGAACATCAGCTTCACCGTCTGGGATGTCGGGGGTCAGGACAAG ATTCGTCCATTGTGGAGGCATTACTTCCAGAACACCCAAGGGCTGATCTTCGTGGTGGACAGCAACGACCGTGACCGTGTTGTGGAAGCTAGAGACGAGCTTCACAGAATGCTCAACGAA GATGAGTTGAGAGATGCTGTGCTTCTTGTCTTTGCTAACAAGCAAGATCTTCCAAACGCCATGAACGCCGCTGAGATTACTGACAAACTTGGCCTTCACTCTCTCCGTCAACGACACTG GTACATACAGAGTACATGTGCTACCTCAGGAGAAGGGCTCTACGAGGGACTTGACTGGCTCTCCAACAACATCGCAAACAAG GCTTAG